The Raphanus sativus cultivar WK10039 chromosome 6, ASM80110v3, whole genome shotgun sequence sequence TCATTACTATTTATCTTGCAGGAGAAATGGAGGGAGGAGCAGGAAGCAAAGGAGCGTGCGTTGGCTCAAGTGGAAGAAGAACAGCGGTCCAAGGAAGCAACCGAGGCTAGAAACAAGAGAAATGTTGAGAGCGTTCGTTTGAAGATCGAAATAGACTTTCAGAGACGCAAAGACGATCTCCAGAGACTGGAACAAGAGCTGTCTCGGCTCAGCAAGGCCTCTTCCAATGACTCGAGCCTCCAATCCAATAACACAAAGGGAGAAGTGGTGGTGTCTAAACTGCTTGAAGAGCTGGAGAGGCTTGATGGGTTCTatgagaaagaagaaaacaatgaCCGGGAGTGTCTGATCTGCATGAAAGATGAGGTTTCGGTTGTGTTTCTCCCTTGTGCGCACCAAGTTGTCTGTACGAGCTGCAGCGATAGCTTCATGGGAGGTGGCAAAGCGACTTGTCCTTGTTGCAGAGTTCCAATTCAGCAGAGAATTCGTGTCTTTGGAGCAACTTCCTAGTCAAAGTACTTCTTGTATTCAGTGGTATAATACTTTAGTTTAAAACTTATGGAGCTCTCTGCTTCATGTTAACTGTGGCTTGGGTTCGAGGGTTTCTGAATGACAATGTTAAGCATTTACTCTTTACATAAATTAAGTCTTTGGATTCACAAtgtttatcaaataaaattaaagctTTTAGCtgaaaataactatttaaagccttttttttgtgcaacgaTTTAAAGCCTTTTATTTAACAAATAGTCCCATATCATTCTAAAAGCATATCAATAGCTCCATAGTTATTTTATTTGGGAAATCTTATGAGATTTTGAAGAGTGTATTGACACATTACGTGTTGGTATGGTGGACTTTGCTTGAAAGACAAATATAACATGGGTTCCAGGAGGAATCTGTTCTCTGTATAAGATTCTTACATTTTGAAAGATTTgtcagtgaaaaaaaaaagagaatattactCCATAAACAACAAAAACTAGACGGGATATATGATGAGTGATTGACTTTGACTGTGTTGTGACTTGTTAGGATAAGTATGGTTAATTATGTATTTAGTAAGAGATAATGATGTAAATATTAGAGATAAATACTCTAGTATAAGTCGGTAGAAAGATATACTTGTAACGTTGTATATAAGTTGAGCTTGAGCCTCATGATCAATACACATAAAATATTCAGTACTTGCTTGatttaacatggtatcagagcaatagATCCATTCATTATCGATCTTTgcttattcaatttttttttcataaagttCTAAGATCTTCAACGTGATGGGAGATAATAAAGTTGTTGTTGCCGGCGTGTCCGGAGAGAAGGGTGCAAGCTCACCGTATTCGATCTTCTCGTCGGATAATCCTGGAGCTTTGATTACTTCAGTTCAACTGAAGGGAGAGAATTACAACGAGTGGGCAACGGAGATGATGAATGCTCTCCAAGCCAAGAGGAAGGCATGTTTCATCGATGGTTCGCTGAAGAAGCCACCAGAAGGACACGCTGATCTTGAGTCATGGCTCAGCGTCAATTCAATGATAGTAGGGTGGTTGCGAACGTCTATCGAGCCACGAGTTAGGTCAACTGTGACTTTCATAACAGATGCACACAAGCTTTGGGAGAACTTGAGAGAGAGGTTCTCGGTGGGAAATAAGGTGAGAGTGCATCAGCTGATGTCCAAGCTAGCTTCGTGTAGGCAAGATGGGCAGGCAGTGATTGATTATTATGGTCGTCTGGCTAAGATGTGGGAAGAACTCCAGACGTATCGACCATCACCAGTGTGTACTTGTGATGCAGCTGCCGTGTACGAGAAGGAAAGAGAAGATGAGAGGGTACATCAGTTCGTAATGGGGCTCGATGAGTCCAGATTTGGTCATGTTGTCACAGCTATCATAGAAGCTGATGTTCTTCCAGATCTTGGAAAAGTTTATAACAAAGTGGTGCGAGAAGAGGATCGTTTGAACTCTGCAAAGATAAGAGAACAACAGCAGGAGGCTGTTGGATTTACAACTAGACGTGAGAACAATAATGATGACAATAAATCGAACAGTGGACGCGGAGGTACACTTGACGATCTGAACGCACAAGCACAAGGACCGCAAAACAGAGGACGTGACAGGATCTGTTCAAAATGTGGAAGATCAGGTCATGATAAATCTGCATGTTGGCAGATTATTGGGTATCCAGAGTGGTTCACagagagaggaggaagaggaactCGAGGTACATCGAGAGGAGGTGGTCGCAGTAATGGGCAGTCCAGAGGTAGAGGACAGAGTAACTTGGCTTATGCTACTACGGCTAATCCAAACAACACAGGACCACCTGAGTTAACTCCAGAACAGTGGAGAGCGATCACTCAGATTATCAACAATAAGTCAACCTCTTCTGATAAGCTGTCCGGTAAGGATATTGGTGATGTAATTATTGATACAGGGGCATCACACCACATGACAGGGGATATCAATCTCCTTGTTGATCTCAGAGATATATCACCTTGTAACGTTGGGTTTGCTGATGGAAGCATCACGGTCTCAAAGAAAGTGGGAGTGTTGCGGCTGTCTAATCGTATCTCACTACATGATGTGTTATATGTTCCCGATTTGAACTGCTCTTTGATATCAGTATCTAAACTGCTTAAGAGATCAAACTGTTTAGCGATTTTCACCGATACATTGTGTGTGTTGCAGGACCGGGGTTCGAGGATGCTGATTGGAGCAGGTGAGGAACGCGACGGGGTGTACTATTTTAAGGATGTCAGAGTTGGGCGAGTTAACAAGACTGTGAAGGTTGAAGATCCGGTGTTGTGGCATCGTCGGTTGGGACATCCTGGTTTTTCTGCTTTGTCGGATTTGCATTTGTTTTCTGGTGTTGATGTTTCTGCAAATTTACATTCTTGTGAAGTCTGCTTTCGTGCTAAGCAGACTAGGGATCAGTTTTCTGAAAGTTATAATAAAACGAgtgattgttttgatttgataCACATCGACCTCTGGGGACCATATCGGGTTCAAGCTTCTAAAGGAGCTTCGTATTTCTTAACTATTGTAGACGACTTCTCACGAACCGTTTGGACATTTTTATTACTCGAGAAGTCACAAGTAAAGAAAGTAGTCGAAGATTTCCATGCTTATGCTGACACTCAGTTTGGAAAGACAATAAAGAAGGTTCGTAGCGATAACGGCACCGAGTTCATGTGTCTTTCATCGTTTTTCAAAAACAGAGGTATTATTCATCAAACCTCTTGCGTGGGAACACCACAACAGAACGGTAGAGTGGAGAGAAAGCATCGTCACTTACTGAATGTCGCAAGAGCTTTACTATTTCAGGCTAGTTTGCCAATTAGTTTTTGGGGAGAAGCGGTTCTTGCAGCCGCTCATGTTATAAATCTCACTCCAACCAAAGTACTTAATGGGAAGTGTCCCCACGAGTTGTTATTTGGATCAGTACCATCGTATTCTGATCTACGAGTGTTTGGTTCATTATGCTTCGCCCACAAGCAACTGCGAGATAAAAACAAGTTTGCATCGCGAAGTAGGAGATGTATTTTCGTTGGATATCCTTTTGGCAAGAAAGGATGGCAGCTTTACGATCTAGAGGAGAAAGAGTTCTTTGTCTCTCGTGATGTTATTTTCAAGGAAAACGAGTTTCCATACGCAACAGACGTATCACAAGTCTCTACATCTCCTGTTGTGACGGAAATTTACGACTCTGTTTTCCTTACAAATGAAACAGAGGATACTGGAAACATGGGGAGTGTtgatgaagaaacagaggatACTGGAAACAGGGGGAGTGTCGTTGCAGTAACACCGCCAACGTTACCGAGTGGTGATCCCGTTTCCAATGATCCTGCAGTAATGGAGGTCGGACCCGAAGTAAGTAGTACAGGGAATGAGACTGCAACAGTAATCCTACCTGATAAAGAGGCAGAAACAGAGGTTCTTATGGGCAGAGGACAGAGAGCCAAGACGCCTTCTGTTCGGTTAAATGACTTCGTCATCTACAATGCAATTTGTGGAAATAGTACCCCTCGCGTTCGCACCTCCGATCACTCCTACAGCATCTACTTCGACCCGGTCACAGGTAACACTCTTTGTCCTCTTACTGAACTTATCTCTGACGAAACATATTCTGTTGGGCACAAGGCTTTTGTTGCAGCAGTTTGCGCAGAGACTGAGCCTAGAAATTTTCAAGAAGCTATGAGAGATAAGAGATGGACAAAGGCGGTTTACAAAGAAGTTGATGCACTTGAGGTTTCTAATACATGGAGTGTAGTTGATTTACCTCCAGGACGCGTGGCGTTGGGCACAATGTGGGTGTTCAAGATCAAATATAATTCGGATGGGACAGTGGAAAGGTTTAAAGCAAGACTGGTTGTGCTTGGGAATAGACAGAAGGCAGGATCAGATTATGACGAGACATTTGCTCCGGTAGCAAAGATGACGACAGTGAGGAGTCTTTTGAAAGTTGTTGCTGCTAATAACTGGGAagtgcatcaaatggatgtgCACAATGCATTTCTTCATGGTGATTTACATGAGGAGGTCTATATCAAGCTTCCGCAAGGATTCACACACTCTGAACCTAACAAAGTGCTGAGGTTACATAAGTCTCTTTATGGTTTAAAACAAGCACCTCGGTGTTGGTTCGAGAAGCTCACAAAGGCACTTCTACGCGCGGGTTTCTATCAGTCATATTCTGACTATTCCTTATTTGTTTACTCGCGTGGAAGTGTGGAGATAAGAGTGCTTATATACGTTGATGATTTGATTATCTGTGGTAATGATGGAGATGAGATTCAGAAGTTTAAAAAGTATCTTGGAACGTGCTTCCATATGAAGGATTTGGGGAGGCTCAAGTATTTTCTTGGCATAGAGATAGCCAGAAGCAAAGAAGGTTTTGTGTTGAGTCAAAGGAAATATTCAATGGATATCGTAAAAGAGACAGGGCTGTCGGATGCAGCACCAGCTTCGACGCCCATGGAGCAGAATCATCATTTGGCAACAGATGATAGCGCCTTCGTTAAAGAACCTGCAAGATATAGAAGACTAATTGGTCGGCTCATTTATCTAGCTAATACTAGACCAGACATAGCTTACTCGGTTCATATTTTATCTCAGTTTATGCAGAAGCCTCGAGAGAGACATATGGAGGCTGCGTTCCGAGTAGTACGGTTTCTTAAAGGTTCTGCTGGTCAGGGGATTCTACTAAAGTCTGATGGTGATTTACAGCTTTCAatctattgtgatgctgattgggcggCGTGTCCGTTAACAAGGAGATCTTTGACAGCATACGTCGCCATGATAGGAGGTTCACCAGTGTCTTGGAAGACAAAGAAGCAGAATGTGGTATCTCATTCTTCTGCTGAGGCTGAGTACCGAGCAATGTCTATTGCTACACGAGAAGTAAAATGGTTAAGACAGTTGCTCACTGATCTAGGCTTTGCGCCTAAGACACCTTCACGTTTGTTTTGTGATAGTAAGGCTGCATTGTATATTGCGTCTAATCCGGTCTTTCATGAGAGAACTAAACATGTTGAGATTGATTGCCATCGAGTTCGAGATGCTTTGAAGTCAGGGATGATCACATGTTCTTACATTGGCACCAAGGAGCAGTTGGCTGATGTTTTGACAAAGGCTTTGGGGAAGTTGCAGTTTAATCATCTTATGTCCAAGTTGGGCATTTGCAATGCTCccacttgagggggagtgttaggATAAGTATGGTTAATTATGTATTTAGTAAGAGATAATGATGTAAATATTAGAGATAAATACTCTAGTATAAGTCGGTAGAAAGATATACTTGTAACGTTGTATATAAGTTGAGCTTGAGCCTCATGATCAATACACATAAAATATTCAGTACTTGCTTGATTTAACATGACTCAATTATGAACTACTTCGTCGTATCTAAGTTCGGAGCTGCCACGTTTCCGTGTACTAAACAATGtcttcttcttgagacatgtgTCTGCTTAGATATTTTCTGCTTCTAGAAAATAACGTTTCCAATCCGCGTTTGCGTCTCAACACGTGGCACTCCCACCccctttgtttttttccttttgttgtACTACCATATGCCCCGATTCTCTGTTGCGCACCGTGCACGCAATCGCGAAACGACACGCGTCCCGCTAACCAATCCAATCTAGACACATTTAATGGCGGGAGCATCACAGAATCTAACTGTTCAGACAAGAAGCCACGTGTATCGTCCTTGAGCACCGTACCAAACGTGTATAAATACGCAAGATCGCGACGCACCGTGTaataaaaaagagtaaaaaagcTGAATGATTATTTCTAGAAGGATTAGAGATTCTCGGTCAGTCACTATGAACCCGCTCCGATTCAAACAACCGAGTCGATTACCGAGTTTCGGAGAGACGGGGATTGAGAACGAGCAGGTGCTGACTCTCGTCTTCGAGTCCATCGGCTGGGACATCCGGACGATATGCGCCGTCGCCTCCGTGAGCCGCAGGTTCTGCGCGATCGTCAGACGCGTCCTGTGGCGTCTCCTCTGCGTCCGCCGCGCTCCGGGGATGGCGGCGGCGTTGTCCGGATCGGATGCCGGCGGGAGAATCGACGGGGATGGCAGGCGTTGGCGAAGCTCATGTTCTTCTGCGGCGGCGGCGAGTCGACTCGGTGGCCGGGTCACTTCGCGTCCGAGTCGAGGTTCTCCAAGACCTCGGGGAGGTTTTTCCTGCCGAAGAACTGCAGGGGAGATCTCTTGTACGTGAGCGATCCGTGCGAGCATGAGGCAGtgggcggtggtggtggtggagacgAGCATTTGGGGGTATTCAGAGGGGTGTTTAGGGAATTTATGAGGTCGAAGACGAGGCAGTGTTTGGTGAGGAGGCAGGCGGAGCTTGAGGAGAAGGTTAGGTGTCCGTACTGCGGAGGGCGCGTGTGGAGCATGAAGGCGGCGCGTTTAGTTCCTAAGAGTGCGGCGAGGCGGTTGGGCTCGAGAGACGGTGGGCTGGAGTTCTACGTTTGCGTTAACGGTCACTTGCACGGTACTTGCTGGCTGATTCCGCTCTCGtcggatgaagaagaagaagaagagaggggTTTTAAtggtgaagaagatgatgatgatgatggctaTGACTTTTTTACGGCGGTGAGATCTGATCAAGCGGTGGTCGGTGATGAGTGAGTCATGACTCATGAGTGATGGCTTTTAGGCATATGTAAACAACAGAAGAGAGAGGAGGTTTCAATTAGATTCTCTTAGAAGTGTTGAATCAAGGAATCTAAAAGATTTGAGAGCTCCACATTATTGATTTGTGATGGCATTGAGAACGATTTAAGTTTTGATATTACTGTCGTGTCGTCATTTACCGATTTGGATCTTTAGAAGGCCCACTAATATATTTTGGCCCGTGGGTGGAAGCATAGAGACAAAATGGGTTCCAGTAATGAAAATGTTGTATGAATAGTACGATTTGTTGTTATACTATATGTTTTCTTCCAACTGATCTTTGAAATAAAATCATTCAATGATACAGCTGTGTGTTATATTCTGAAGAAGACAACTAAAGATACAAGTGAACCATCCTTGTTTTATCAAAATGTTTCTTGCAAAACCGATTATTAGTCCATTACAttcttctaataaaaatatttaaaattttatgttgcTTTTTTTGACTTAATTTTCTTATAGAGGTTTCTACTTGCACAATATAACCCCCTATTTTTTTCCATGAAAATACAATATCAAAGACAATTTACCACGAAAATACCATGtgtttaggttttatttttcttatacaaAAGCAAAGgtgattttgaatttaaatcagAATCGCGTTTGATGTGTGTACTTTACAGGGCATGACCTTTTTGTGGTATTTAAAGTCCTAATTCCATACTTCATAGACCTTTGAGATAATTTGTGTTTCTTTAGTTGCAAGGCATGTAAATAAATTGGCATAGGTGAAAAGCGTCAAGCCAACTGAACTACTAGATAAATAGATTTGGTTACTGGATTAATAACACCTACGAAGTAAGAATCATCAAGTTTGATGGGACCTAAGATGGCCTAGAGCTTATTTTCACACACATAATAACAATATGACAAAAAGTGTGATatcatacatatttttataaaatataaaaattagatcTCTCATGTACAATTACTGTCATGCTTTGTGTTGTCTCAATCTGATGGGACAAAAACATCTGATCTTTTCTTCCGCTTGCATATTTTGGTATAAGTTTTGTTCGACCGCTGATGTTGATCTTAAAGAAGTCTTTGATGAAAACTTTGCATCGTATTATATATGGCCTGCTCGTATGTCCCGGTCTATACGCTCTGCATTATATGTACCCGGAAGCTCTCTAAAGTCCTCGTTGAATATCGAATATGCACTACCAAAGAAAGACACCGAACTTAATCAGTTCCAGAATCCTAAGCTTTTGTTATTCCGTATGTCTAAGTTACCAATGATATTTACGAAGTCAAAGTGTGTATATATTTCCTCAAATAACCAAagatttttccggttttgaaagaaaataacCAAGAATTTTCGATTTTTGTTTATAGTGTATGTACCTGACATCACCAGGTTGTCGTTTACCAAGGTTGAGCAAGATGATTGAGAAGCCAGTCGCTAGTAACTGAAACCCATGATAACAAAGAAGAAACCAAGTGATCAATGTATATAATATCTATGTACACAAGATGCATATCCCGATGgcattgcaaaaaaaaaaacatgagaacTTTTCAGGAATCCAGACATTGAAGATGAGAGAGGACTTACAAAAATAGGGCCGAGGTCCCAACGATGAGCAATAGGAGCCAAGATAAACCACAAGGTGATAATAGCCCACATCTTTAGGCTTAAAGAGAAAAGTCCCATAAGGATGATATCTAAGATCATCACACAACATCAGAATCAATGAACAAATAATTCAATCATTCTTGGAAACTGCAGATGAAGCAACTCACCGGGAAGCTTCAACTTGTTACGGAGAATGTAGTAGAGCTTCCTCTTCCACCTGTTTGCTGATGCTGGGAGCTGAAACTTCTGCAATGCCAAAAACAACTAAAAGAGATTACCAAAAAAAGGAACataactaatttaaaaataaaaataaaacaatgtttCAAGAGTTAAACACCAGACCAATtcctcgt is a genomic window containing:
- the LOC108813751 gene encoding LOW QUALITY PROTEIN: EID1-like F-box protein 3 (The sequence of the model RefSeq protein was modified relative to this genomic sequence to represent the inferred CDS: inserted 1 base in 1 codon), which gives rise to MIISRRIRDSRSVTMNPLRFKQPSRLPSFGETGIENEQVLTLVFESIGWDIRTICAVASVSRRFCAIVRRVLWRLLCVRRAPGMAAALSGSDAGGRIDXGWQALAKLMFFCGGGESTRWPGHFASESRFSKTSGRFFLPKNCRGDLLYVSDPCEHEAVGGGGGGDEHLGVFRGVFREFMRSKTRQCLVRRQAELEEKVRCPYCGGRVWSMKAARLVPKSAARRLGSRDGGLEFYVCVNGHLHGTCWLIPLSSDEEEEEERGFNGEEDDDDDGYDFFTAVRSDQAVVGDE
- the LOC108809376 gene encoding uncharacterized protein LOC108809376, coding for MSSDDGTVEITHKTIGPSRPSRIRVASRIKVGDLRNAIAEKGRFPVANLRMILRGKALQDEEDGEDVYVTLKDEDSLTVAVIPKRPVGVETYDDDDDDEELKFQLPASANRWKRKLYYILRNKLKLPDIILMGLFSLSLKMWAIITLWFILAPIAHRWDLGPIFLLATGFSIILLNLGKRQPGDVSAYSIFNEDFRELPGTYNAERIDRDIRAGHI